A single window of Cololabis saira isolate AMF1-May2022 chromosome 24, fColSai1.1, whole genome shotgun sequence DNA harbors:
- the LOC133425412 gene encoding uncharacterized protein LOC133425412, with amino-acid sequence MEARGLVALALSEYRQLVNMQVIHLRNREEDDRRRRRVLISSLLCSRQRASTGAECEMMLNADDGAFAQHFRVTRTQFEFLLNKLQASGLKEQHKRGLAPVPVTKKVLMFLWYMSTSSSFRAISEKFGVSQSSAHRITLEVLNLISSIRPTFISWPGKSKKSASAAAFSRLCGLGDVIGAIDGCHIRVQKPPIRGGDYKNCHSFYSVLLQAVVDDRGRFIDVFAGTPGGVQDARMLESSTFYTSWKKKMGDYSLLGDEAYAGHGFPFIIAPKRDNGAPGEEEQLHNSQIGRGRAVVERALGRMKCRWRRLQDLQHTRVDAMVMTITAGCVLHNMCLGDSESCQEHPQGCPRQEDGNQ; translated from the exons ATGGAAGCTCGGGGCCTCGTCGCGTTGGCTCTTTCCGAGTATCGACAACTAGTGAATATGCAGGTGATTCACCTGAGGAACAGGGAGGAGGacgacaggaggaggaggag GGTTCTCATATCCAGCTTGCTGTGTTCAAGGCAGCGTGCCAGCACTGGAGCTGAGTGTGAGATGATGCTGAACGCAGACGACGGCGCGTTCGCTCAGCATTTCAGAGTCACCAGGACGCAGTTTGAGTTTCTGCTGAATAAACTGCAGGCGAGCGGTTTGAAGGAGCAGCACAAGCGAGGTCTGGCACCGGTTCCCGTCACAAAGAAGGTACTGATGTTCCTCTGGTACATGTCCACTTCTAGCAGCTTCCGGGCCATATCTGAAAAGTTCGGTGTGTCTCAGTCGTCAGCTCACAGGATCACTTTAGAGGTGCTTAACTTAATTTCCTCAATCAGACCGACTTTCATCTCGTGGCCTGGCAAGTCTAAGAAATCTGCATCCGCCGCTGCATTTTCCCGCCTCTGCGGCCTCGGTGATGTCATTGGTGCAATCGATGGGTGTCACATCCGGGTGCAGAAGCCACCTATTAGAGGGGGAGACTACAAGAACTGCCATTCCTTCTACTCCGTCCTCCTGCAAGCAGTCGTTGACGACAGAGGGAGGTTCATTGACGTTTTTGCTGGAACGCCGGGCGGAGTTCAGGATGCCAGGATGTTGGAGTCCTCCACCTTCTACACAAGTTGGAAAAAGAAGATGGGTGATTACAGCTTACTGGGAGACGAGGCCTACGCGGGACACGGCTTCCCTTTCATCATCGCTCCTAAACGAGACAATGGAGCTCCTGGGGAAGAAGAGCAGCTGCACAACTCCCAGATCGGCCGTGGCAGGGCGGTTGTTGAGAGAGCTTTGGGTCGGATGAAGTGCAGGTGGAGGCGCCTTCAAGATCTGCAACACACTCGCGTTGATGCGATGGTAATGACCATAActgcaggctgtgtgctgcataatatgtgtctgggGGATTCAGAGTCGTGTCAGGAACACCCGCAGGGCTGTCCGAGGCAGGAAGACGGAAACCAATAA
- the LOC133425080 gene encoding uncharacterized protein LOC133425080, translating to MSSEQQENNSSQQSKNDGFSRDQTLFLIVLMRQYISGEEGGLPGGEGTDLPGGEEGGPEGEKTSLAGREKTGLGPPGTLQDLNTRLKRARPNKKLLWEEVSTRLGLHFQQSFCPVKVARKWSTLVEGYRRVKKDGRSRKCAGKRAMRFKFYTEMDNLLGLEQDVVFPVIDGGEDTLDLDASPRPAALKFPKPAPHKRRRMEEDVMEFLRQSELASQQRHDEMMAQLKSSQRCFDVLMTKLLNKL from the exons ATGTCAAGCGAGCAGCAAGAGAATAATAGCTCCCAGCAGAGCAAAAATGACGGCTTCAGCAGGGACCAGACGCTGTTCCTGATCGTCCTGATGCGGCAGTACATCAGCGGGGAGGAGGGCGGCCTCCCCGGGGGAGAGGGGACCGACCTCCCCGGGGGAGAGGAGGGCGGCCCCGAGGGAGAGAAGACCAGCCTCGCCGGGCGGGAAAAGACCGGCCTCGGCCCCCCCGGGACCCTGCAAGACCTCAACACCCGGCTCAAGCGGGCCAGGCCCAACAAGAAGCTGCTGTGGGAGGag GTCTCCACGAGGTTGGGGCTTCACTTCCAGCAGAGCTTCTGCCCCGTCAAGGTGGCCCGCAAGTGGAGCACGCTGGTGGAGGGCTACAGGAGGGTGAAGAAGGACGGCCGCAG CCGCAAGTGCGCGGGGAAGCGGGCGATGCGTTTCAAGTTCTACACCGAGATGGACAACCTGCTGGGGCTGGAGCAGGACGTGGTGTTCCCCGTCATCGACGGGGGGGAGGACACGCTGGACCTGGACGCTTCCCCCAGACCTGCTGCTCTCAAATTCCCCAAACCCGCACCCCATAAACGCAGGCGGATGGAGGAGGACGTGATGGAGTTCCTGCGCCAGTCCGAGTTGGCCAGCCAGCAGCGCCATGACGAGATGATGGCACAGCTCAAGTCCTCACAGCGCTGCTTTGATGTCCTCATGACCAAGTTACTCAACAAACTGTGA
- the LOC133425413 gene encoding uncharacterized protein LOC133425413, which yields MEARGLVALALSEYRQLVNTQVIHLRNREEDDRRRRRVLISSLLCSRQRASTGAERDMMLNADDGAFAQHFRVTRTQFEFLLNKLQASGLKEQHKRGLAPVPVTKKVLMFLWYMSTSSSFRAISEKFGVSQSSAHRITLEVLNLISSIRPTFISWPGESEKSASAAAFSRLCGLGDVIGAIDGCHIRVQRPTIRGGDYKNCHSFYSVLLQAVVDDRGRFIDVFAGTPGGVPDARMLESSTFYSSWKEKMGDYSLLGDDAYVGHGFPFIIAPKRDKGAPGKEKQLHNSRIGRGRVVVERALGRMKCRWRRLQDLQHTRVDAMVMTIIAGCVLHNMCLGDSESCQEHPQGCPRQEDGNQ from the coding sequence GGTCCTCATATCCAGCTTGCTGTGTTCAAGGCAGCGTGCCAGCACTGGAGCTGAGCGTGATATGATGCTGAACGCAGACGACGGCGCGTTCGCTCAGCATTTCAGAGTCACCAGGACGCAGTTTGAGTTTCTGCTGAATAAACTGCAGGCGAGCGGTTTGAAGGAGCAGCACAAGCGAGGTCTGGCACCAGTTCCCGTCACAAAGAAGGTACTGATGTTCCTCTGGTACATGTCCACTTCTAGCAGCTTCCGGGCCATATCTGAAAAGTTCGGTGTGTCTCAGTCGTCAGCTCACAGGATCACTTTAGAGGTCCTTAACTTAATTTCCTCAATCAGACCGACTTTCATCTCGTGGCCTGGCGAGTCTGAGAAATCTGCATCCGCCGCTGCATTTTCCCGCCTCTGCGGCCTCGGTGATGTCATCGGTGCAATCGATGGGTGTCACATCCGGGTGCAGAGGCCAACTATTAGAGGGGGAGACTACAAGAACTGCCATTCCTTCTACTCCGTCCTCCTGCAAGCAGTCGTTGACGACAGAGGGAGGTTCATTGACGTTTTTGCTGGAACGCCGGGCGGAGTTCCGGATGCCAGGATGTTGGAGTCCTCCACCTTCTACTCAAGTTGGAAAGAGAAGATGGGTGATTACAGCTTACTGGGAGACGATGCCTACGTCGGACACGGCTTCCCTTTCATCATCGCTCCCAAACGTGACAAAGGGGCTCCCGGGAAAGAAAAGCAGCTGCACAACTCCAGGATCGGCCGTGGCAGGGTGGTTGTTGAGAGAGCTTTGGGTCGGATGAAGTGCAGGTGGAGGCGCCTTCAAGATCTGCAACACACTCGCGTTGATGCGATGGTAATGACCATAAttgcaggctgtgtgctgcataatatgtgtctgggGGATTCAGAGTCGTGTCAGGAACACCCGCAGGGCTGTCCAAGGCAGGAAGACGGAAACCAATAA
- the LOC133425078 gene encoding uncharacterized protein LOC133425078 isoform X1, with product MEARGLVALALSEYRQLVNMQVIHLRNREEDDRRRRRVLISSLLCSRQRASTGAECEMMLNADDGAFAQHFRVTRTQFEFLLNKLQASGLKEQHKRGLAPVPVTKKVLMFLWYMSTSSSFRAISEKFGVSQSSAHRITLEVLNLISSIRPTFISWPGKSKKSASAAAFSRLCGLGDVIGAIDGCHIRVQKPPIRGGDYKNCHSFYSVLLQAVVDDRGRFIDVFAGTPGGVQDARMLESSTFYSSWKKKMGDYSLLGDDAYAGHGFPFIIAPKRDNGAPGEEEQLHNSQIGRGRAVVERALGGMKCRWRRLQDLQHTRVDAMVMTITAGCVLHNMCLGDSESCQEHPQGCPRQEDGNQ from the exons ATGGAAGCTCGGGGCCTCGTCGCGTTGGCTCTTTCCGAGTATCGACAACTAGTGAATATGCAGGTGATTCACCTGAGGAACAGGGAGGAGGacgacaggaggaggaggag GGTTCTCATATCCAGCTTGCTGTGTTCAAGGCAGCGTGCCAGCACTGGAGCTGAGTGTGAAATGATGCTGAACGCAGACGACGGCGCGTTCGCTCAGCATTTCAGAGTCACCAGGACGCAGTTTGAGTTTCTGCTGAATAAACTGCAGGCGAGCGGTTTGAAGGAGCAGCACAAGCGAGGTCTGGCACCGGTTCCCGTCACAAAGAAGGTACTGATGTTCCTCTGGTACATGTCCACTTCTAGCAGCTTCCGGGCCATATCTGAAAAGTTCGGTGTGTCTCAGTCGTCAGCTCACAGGATCACTTTAGAGGTCCTTAACTTAATTTCCTCAATCAGACCGACTTTCATCTCGTGGCCTGGCAAGTCTAAGAAATCTGCATCCGCTGCTGCATTTTCCCGCCTCTGCGGCCTCGGTGATGTCATCGGTGCAATCGATGGGTGTCACATCCGGGTGCAGAAGCCTCCTATTAGAGGGGGAGACTACAAGAACTGCCATTCCTTCTACTCCGTCCTCCTGCAAGCAGTCGTTGACGACAGAGGGAGGTTCATTGACGTTTTTGCTGGAACGCCGGGCGGAGTTCAGGATGCCAGGATGTTGGAATCCTCCACCTTCTACTCAAGTTGGAAAAAGAAGATGGGTGATTACAGCTTACTGGGAGACGATGCCTACGCCGGACACGGCTTCCCTTTCATCATCGCTCCTAAACGAGACAATGGAGCTCCCGGGGAAGAAGAGCAGCTGCACAACTCCCAGATCGGCCGTGGCAGGGCGGTTGTTGAGAGAGCTTTGGGTGGGATGAAGTGCAGGTGGAGGCGTCTTCAAGATCTGCAACACACTCGCGTTGATGCGATGGTAATGACCATAActgcaggctgtgtgctgcataatatgtgtctgggGGATTCAGAGTCGTGTCAGGAACACCCGCAGGGCTGTCCAAGGCAGGAAGACGGAAaccaataa
- the LOC133425414 gene encoding uncharacterized protein LOC133425414 isoform X2, whose product MSSEQQENNSSQQSKNDGFSRDQTLFLIVLMRQYISGEEGGLPGGEEGLPGGEEGLPGGEKTSLPGGEGTDLPGGEKTSLPGRERTGLGPPGTLQDLNTRLKRARPNKKLLWEEVSTRLGLHFQQSFCPVKVARKWSTLVEGYRRVKKDGRSRKCAGKRAMRFKFYTEMDNLLGLEQDVVFPVIVGGEDTLDLDASPRPAALKFPKPAPHKRRRMEEDVMEFLRQSELASQQRHDEMMAQLKSSQRCFDVLMTKLLNKL is encoded by the exons ATGTCAAGTGAGCAGCAAGAGAATAATAGCTCCCAGCAGAGCAAAAATGACGGCTTCAGCAGGGACCAGACGCTGTTCCTGATCGTCCTGATGCGGCAGTACATCAGCGGGGAGGAGGGCGGCCTCCCCGGGGGAGAGGAGGGCCTCCCCGGGGGTGAGGAGGGCCTCCCCGGGGGAGAGAAGACCAGCCTCCCCGGGGGAGAGGGGACCGACCTCCCCGGGGGAGAGAAGACCAGCCTCCCCGGGCGGGAGAGGACCGGCCTCGGCCCCCCCGGGACCCTGCAAGACCTCAACACCCGGCTCAAGCGGGCCAGACCCAACAAGAAGCTGCTGTGGGAGGag GTCTCCACGAGGTTGGGGCTTCACTTCCAGCAGAGCTTCTGCCCCGTCAAGGTGGCCCGCAAGTGGAGCACGCTGGTGGAGGGCTACAGGAGGGTGAAGAAGGACGGCCGCAG CCGCAAGTGCGCGGGGAAGCGGGCGATGCGCTTCAAGTTTTACACCGAGATGGACAACCTGCTGGGGCTGGAGCAGGACGTGGTGTTCCCCGTCATCGTCGGGGGGGAGGACACGCTGGACCTGGACGCGTCCCCCCGCCCTGCTGCTCTCAAATTCCCCAAACCCGCACCCCATAAACGCAGGCGGATGGAGGAGGACGTGATGGAGTTCCTGCGCCAGTCCGAGTTGGCCAGCCAGCAGCGCCATGACGAGATGATGGCACAGCTCAAGTCCTCACAGCGCTGCTTTGATGTCCTCATGACCAAGTTACTCAACAAACTGTGA
- the LOC133425415 gene encoding uncharacterized protein LOC133425415 — protein MSSEQQENNSSQQSKNDGFSRDQTLFLIVLMRQYISGEEGGLPGGEGTDLPGGEEGGPEGEKTSLAGREKTGLGPPGTLQDLNTRLKRARPNKKLLWEEVSTRLGLHFQQSFCPVKVARKWSTLVEGYRRVKKDGRSRKCAGKRAMRFKFYTEMDNLLGLEQDVVFPVIVGGEDTLDLDASPRPAALKFPKPAPHKRRRMEEDVMEFLRQSELASQQRHDEMMAQLKSSQRCFDVLMTKLLNKL, from the exons ATGTCAAGCGAGCAGCAAGAGAATAATAGCTCCCAGCAGAGCAAAAATGACGGCTTCAGCAGGGACCAGACGCTGTTCCTGATCGTCCTGATGCGGCAGTACATCAGCGGGGAGGAGGGCGGCCTCCCCGGGGGAGAGGGGACCGACCTCCCCGGGGGAGAGGAGGGCGGCCCCGAGGGAGAGAAGACCAGCCTCGCCGGGCGGGAAAAGACCGGCCTCGGCCCCCCCGGGACCCTGCAAGACCTCAACACCCGGCTCAAGCGGGCCAGGCCCAACAAGAAGCTGCTGTGGGAGGag GTCTCCACGAGGTTGGGGCTTCACTTCCAGCAGAGCTTCTGCCCCGTCAAGGTGGCCCGCAAGTGGAGCACGCTGGTGGAGGGCTACAGGAGGGTGAAGAAGGACGGCCGCAG CCGCAAGTGCGCGGGGAAGCGGGCGATGCGCTTCAAGTTCTACACCGAGATGGACAACCTGCTGGGGCTGGAGCAGGACGTGGTGTTCCCCGTCATCGTCGGGGGGGAGGACACGCTGGACCTGGACGCGTCCCCCCGCCCTGCTGCTCTCAAATTCCCCAAACCCGCACCCCATAAACGCAGGCGGATGGAGGAGGACGTGATGGAGTTCCTGCGCCAGTCCGAGTTGGCCAGCCAGCAGCGCCATGACGAGATGATGGCACAGCTCAAGTCCTCACAGCGCTGCTTTGACGTCCTCATGACCAAGTTACTCAACAAACTGTGA
- the LOC133425414 gene encoding uncharacterized protein LOC133425414 isoform X1, with amino-acid sequence MFQRCVRTMSSEQQENNSSQQSKNDGFSRDQTLFLIVLMRQYISGEEGGLPGGEEGLPGGEEGLPGGEKTSLPGGEGTDLPGGEKTSLPGRERTGLGPPGTLQDLNTRLKRARPNKKLLWEEVSTRLGLHFQQSFCPVKVARKWSTLVEGYRRVKKDGRSRKCAGKRAMRFKFYTEMDNLLGLEQDVVFPVIVGGEDTLDLDASPRPAALKFPKPAPHKRRRMEEDVMEFLRQSELASQQRHDEMMAQLKSSQRCFDVLMTKLLNKL; translated from the exons ATGTTTCAGCGGTGTGTGAGGACGATGTCAAGTGAGCAGCAAGAGAATAATAGCTCCCAGCAGAGCAAAAATGACGGCTTCAGCAGGGACCAGACGCTGTTCCTGATCGTCCTGATGCGGCAGTACATCAGCGGGGAGGAGGGCGGCCTCCCCGGGGGAGAGGAGGGCCTCCCCGGGGGTGAGGAGGGCCTCCCCGGGGGAGAGAAGACCAGCCTCCCCGGGGGAGAGGGGACCGACCTCCCCGGGGGAGAGAAGACCAGCCTCCCCGGGCGGGAGAGGACCGGCCTCGGCCCCCCCGGGACCCTGCAAGACCTCAACACCCGGCTCAAGCGGGCCAGACCCAACAAGAAGCTGCTGTGGGAGGag GTCTCCACGAGGTTGGGGCTTCACTTCCAGCAGAGCTTCTGCCCCGTCAAGGTGGCCCGCAAGTGGAGCACGCTGGTGGAGGGCTACAGGAGGGTGAAGAAGGACGGCCGCAG CCGCAAGTGCGCGGGGAAGCGGGCGATGCGCTTCAAGTTTTACACCGAGATGGACAACCTGCTGGGGCTGGAGCAGGACGTGGTGTTCCCCGTCATCGTCGGGGGGGAGGACACGCTGGACCTGGACGCGTCCCCCCGCCCTGCTGCTCTCAAATTCCCCAAACCCGCACCCCATAAACGCAGGCGGATGGAGGAGGACGTGATGGAGTTCCTGCGCCAGTCCGAGTTGGCCAGCCAGCAGCGCCATGACGAGATGATGGCACAGCTCAAGTCCTCACAGCGCTGCTTTGATGTCCTCATGACCAAGTTACTCAACAAACTGTGA
- the LOC133425078 gene encoding uncharacterized protein LOC133425078 isoform X2, whose protein sequence is MEARGLVALALSEYRQLVNMQVIHLRNREEDDRRRRRVLISSLLCSRQRASTGAECEMMLNADDGAFAQHFRVTRTQFEFLLNKLQASGLKEQHKRGLAPVPVTKKVYLRPSFFTLL, encoded by the exons ATGGAAGCTCGGGGCCTCGTCGCGTTGGCTCTTTCCGAGTATCGACAACTAGTGAATATGCAGGTGATTCACCTGAGGAACAGGGAGGAGGacgacaggaggaggaggag GGTTCTCATATCCAGCTTGCTGTGTTCAAGGCAGCGTGCCAGCACTGGAGCTGAGTGTGAAATGATGCTGAACGCAGACGACGGCGCGTTCGCTCAGCATTTCAGAGTCACCAGGACGCAGTTTGAGTTTCTGCTGAATAAACTGCAGGCGAGCGGTTTGAAGGAGCAGCACAAGCGAGGTCTGGCACCGGTTCCCGTCACAAAGAAG gttTACCTGCGGCCGTCCTTCTTCACCCTCCTGTAG